The following proteins are encoded in a genomic region of Gossypium hirsutum isolate 1008001.06 chromosome D05, Gossypium_hirsutum_v2.1, whole genome shotgun sequence:
- the LOC107906992 gene encoding serine hydroxymethyltransferase 3, chloroplastic, with translation MQACGGTAMMGSLQQPMRVNKPAFPLKGSRFVGFPHQVKLNSVKPCRAQVEGSLVTGRPSSSVSASVLENSLVDHGLSEADPEVSSIIKKEKERQFKSLELIASENFTSRAVMEAVGSCLTNKYSEGLPGKRYYGGNEYIDELEILCQKRALAAFHLDKKKWGINVQPLSGSPANFEVYTAILNPHDRIMGLDLPHGGHLSHGFMTPKRRVSGTSIYFESMPYRLDESTGLVDYDMLEKTATLFRPKLIIAGASAYPRDFDYPRMRKIADAVGAFLMMDMAHISGLVAASVVANPFEYCDIVTTTTHKSLRGPRGGMIFFKKDPVLGVDLESAINNAVFPGLQGGPHNHTIGGLAVCLKHAQSPEFKAYQNQVVSNCRALANRLVELGYTLVSGGTDNHLVLVDLRPLGIDGARVEKILDMASITLNKNSVPGDKSALVPGGIRIGSPAMTTRGFKEKEFIAIADFIHEGVQITIDAKGLVSGSSKLQEFLKFAASSDFLLTDKVSSLCSRVEALTTQFPIPGV, from the exons ATGCAGGCTTGTGGTGGAACTGCAATGATGGGTTCTTTGCAGCAGCCTATGAGAGTTAATAAACCAGCTTTTCCTTTAAAAGGGTCTCGTTTTGTTGGATTCCCACACCAGGTTAAGCTTAACTCAGTGAAGCCCTGTAGAGCTCAAGTTGAAGGCAGCTTAGTTACTGGGAGGCCTAGCTCTTCAGTCTCTGCCTCTGTTCTCGAAAACAGCTTAGTGGACCATGGCCTCAGTGAAGCTGATCCTGAGGTAAGTTCTATTATTAAAAAGGAGAAGGAGAGGCAGTTTAAAAGCCTTGAGCTTATAGCCTCTGAGAATTTTACATCCCGTGCTGTGATGGAGGCAGTCGGGTCATGCCTCACAAACAAGTATTCCGAAGGACTACCTGGTAAAAG GTACTATGGTGGCAATGAGTACATTGATGAACTTGAAATACTTTGCCAGAAGAGGGCTTTGGCAGCATTTCATTTGGATAAAAAGAAGTGGGGCATTAATGTTCAACCGTTGTCTGGTTCTCCGGCAAACTTTGAGGTTTATACAGCTATTCTTAATCCACATGATCGAATAATG GGTCTGGACTTACCTCATGGAGGACATTTGTCACATGGATTTATGACTCCTAAAAGACGAGTATCTGGTACATCAATCTATTTCGAGTCAATGCCTTATCGACTTGATGAATCCACAG GCCTTGTTGATTATGACATGCTTGAGAAAACAGCTACCCTCTTTCGACCAAAGCTCATAATTGCTGGTGCCAGTGCATATCCTCGTGATTTCGATTATCCTCGCATGAGGAAA ATCGCAGATGCTGTCGGTGCATTCCTCATGATGGATATGGCTCATATAAGTGGACTAGTTGCTGCTTCTGTAGTTGCTAACCCCTTTGAATATTGTGATATTGTGACGACAACTACACACAAG TCTTTGAGAGGTCCAAGAGGTGGTATGATCTTCTTCAAAAAGGATCCTGTTCTTGGAGTTGATTTAGAATCTGCCATCAATAATGCTGTTTTTCCAGGTTTACAG GGTGGCCCTCATAACCACACAATTGGCGGACTAGCAGTTTGCTTGAAGCATGCACAGTCACCCGAGTTCAAGGCTTACCAGAATCAG GTAGTGTCTAATTGTAGAGCCCTTGCAAACCGATTGGTTGAACTTGGCTATACGTTGGTTTCTGGTGGCACCGACAATCATCTTGTGCTTGTGGATCTGAGGCCATTG GGTATTGATGGGGCTCGGGTCGAGAAAATACTTGATATGGCCTCTATCACCTTGAACAAAAATTCAGTGCCTG GGGATAAGAGCGCACTTGTTCCAGGTGGCATTCGCATCGGATCACCCGCTATGACCACTCGAGGATTTAAAGAAAAGGAATTCATAGCTATTGCGGATTTCATACACGAGGGTGTGCAAATAACTATTGATGCTAAAGGATTAGTTTCCGGGTCATCAAAGCTTCAAGAATTCTTAAAGTTTGCGGCGTCTTCCGATTTTCTGTTGACAGATAAGGTGTCGAGTCTCTGCAGTAGAGTCGAAGCACTTACAACCCAATTTCCCATTCCTGGTGTGTGA
- the LOC107906991 gene encoding uncharacterized protein — MSSSSLPKEGNRGQMKMEGIEGDATVGGAGRYILNPTRINSEDIIFCVDVDAESLVEMKTAGVTRLDSIKQAMLLFVNSKLSINPDHRFAFATLSKTASWLRKEFSSDVESTIAAVRALSATTVSTGQADLTNLFRLAAHEAKKSRAQNRILRVILIYCRSSIRPHHQWPVNQKLFTLDVMYLHDKPGPDNCPQAVYDALVDALEHVSEYEGYIHESGHGLPRTLFRFMSMLLSHPQQRCPQDDCDIPKPLMKKSAESANGEDNNVHVSTSR, encoded by the exons ATGTCTTCCTCTTCTCTCCCGAAGGAAGGAAATCGGGGACAAATGAAAATGGAAGGAATCGAAGGCGACGCCACGGTGGGAGGAGCAGGGCGTTACATATTGAATCCGACGAGAATAAACAGCGAGGACATAATATTTTGCGTTGATGTGGACGCAGAATCGCTTGTTGAAATGAAAACAGCGGGAGTCACCAGATTGGATTCCATAAAGCAAGCTATGCTTCTCTTTGTCAATTCCAAGCTCTCTATCAACCCCGACCACCGCTTCGCTTTCGCCACTCTCTCCAAAACCGCCTCTTGG CTTAGAAAAGAGTTTAGTAGTGATGTTGAGTCTACCATTGCTGCTGTTCGAGCACTCTCGGCTACCACTGTCTCTACTGGGCAAGCAGACCTCACCAATTTATTCCGCTTAGCTGCTCATGAAGCCAAGAAATCTCGTGCCCAGAACCGCATTTTAAGAGTG ATTCTTATATACTGCAGATCATCAATACGACCCCATCATCAATGGCCTGTAAACCAGAAGCTCTTCACTCTGGATGTGATGTACCTCCATGACAAGCCTGGACCTGATAACTGTCCCCAGGCAGTTTACGATGCACTGGTTGATGCACTTGAACATGTTAGTGAGTACGAAGGATACATCCATGAGAGTGGACATGGGCTACCTCGTACCCTCTTCCGCTTCATGTCCATGTTGTTGTCTCACCCTCAACAACGTTGCCCTCAAGATGACTGTGATATTCCCAAGCCCCTTATGAAGAAGTCAGCTGAATCAGCAAATGGTGAAGATAATAATGTTCATGTATCCACCAGTCGGTGA